A genomic segment from Pseudomonas sp. M30-35 encodes:
- a CDS encoding DUF2066 domain-containing protein has translation MRLIARLLTLSLPLLFSLPSLAATVSDLYEVREAGASQQPDQRNTELGRALDTLVLRLTGKANGSKNPDLAETYKDPQQIVTQYGFEGDSIVVSFDPASTDNALRQAGLPIWSANRPAVMTWWLNEDINGTSLVGDGLVGAEPLNRAAQHRGLPLRLPLADLSEQLVGTAENLSAKSPDELRTASERYAADALLAVQASESDGAWNADWRLWIGNDDFKGSAQGADQAAVADSVMMAVSELLAKRFVAAAGTSTDLTLEIEGAGLAQYAEIQRILEPFDSRFSKVDNGRLVFKVKANAEQLRSQLALAQLQEVPATADPEPEVVDSQDASGQDSTASGESAVEGTGESTAPQAPAPQSNVPKANVLRFRW, from the coding sequence ATGCGCCTGATCGCTCGTTTGCTCACCTTGTCATTACCCCTGCTGTTTAGCTTGCCGAGCCTGGCAGCAACGGTTTCTGACCTTTATGAAGTCCGTGAAGCAGGTGCTAGCCAGCAGCCTGATCAACGCAACACCGAATTGGGGCGTGCGCTGGATACGTTGGTCTTACGGCTGACCGGAAAAGCCAATGGCTCGAAAAATCCGGATTTGGCCGAGACATATAAGGATCCGCAACAAATTGTTACTCAGTATGGTTTCGAGGGGGACAGCATTGTTGTCAGTTTCGATCCCGCAAGCACTGATAACGCGTTGCGTCAGGCTGGCCTGCCGATCTGGAGCGCTAATCGTCCCGCAGTGATGACCTGGTGGCTGAACGAGGACATTAACGGTACGAGTTTGGTCGGTGATGGTCTTGTCGGCGCAGAGCCGTTAAATCGTGCAGCGCAGCATCGTGGTCTACCGTTGCGTCTGCCCTTGGCTGATCTCAGCGAGCAACTGGTCGGTACTGCAGAAAACCTGAGTGCGAAGTCACCGGATGAACTGCGTACCGCATCTGAGCGTTATGCAGCTGATGCGCTGTTGGCCGTGCAGGCAAGTGAGAGTGATGGTGCCTGGAACGCCGATTGGCGTCTTTGGATCGGTAACGATGATTTCAAAGGCAGCGCGCAGGGTGCTGATCAGGCAGCCGTTGCTGATTCGGTAATGATGGCCGTGAGTGAATTGCTGGCCAAGCGTTTTGTCGCGGCGGCAGGGACCTCAACTGATCTGACCCTTGAAATCGAAGGCGCTGGCCTGGCGCAATATGCTGAAATTCAGCGGATACTTGAGCCCTTCGACTCGCGCTTCAGCAAAGTCGATAACGGCCGCTTGGTATTCAAGGTTAAAGCCAACGCGGAACAACTGCGTTCACAGTTAGCGCTTGCTCAGTTGCAAGAAGTGCCAGCCACTGCAGATCCCGAGCCTGAAGTTGTGGACTCACAAGACGCCAGTGGGCAAGACTCGACTGCTTCAGGTGAGAGCGCAGTGGAAGGCACGGGTGAAAGCACTGCACCGCAAGCTCCAGCGCCACAAAGTAATGTGCCCAAAGCCAACGTGTTGCGTTTCCGCTGGTAA
- a CDS encoding DUF3108 domain-containing protein has protein sequence MRRALLFALALISAPVFADEIKPFTASYTADWKQLPVSGSAERNLTDLGDGRWELNFEASMLVASLTETSTFRIEDNAFMPLSYKYERGGLGKGKSVEQDFDWSAKQVIGDDRGTAVRIPLNRGLLDKSTYQMVLQHDVAAGKKSMSYQVVDGDEIETYDFRVLGEEAVATKVGKIDAIKVERVRDPTQSKRKTTLWFAKDWDYLLVALNQIEKDGKEYQIMLEEGTVAGKAVKGN, from the coding sequence ATGCGTCGGGCCTTACTGTTCGCACTTGCGCTGATTAGCGCTCCCGTCTTCGCAGACGAGATAAAACCCTTTACCGCAAGCTATACCGCAGACTGGAAACAGCTCCCTGTTAGCGGTTCAGCAGAGCGCAACCTGACTGATTTGGGTGATGGCCGCTGGGAGTTAAACTTCGAAGCGTCGATGCTGGTCGCCAGCCTCACCGAAACCAGCACCTTCCGCATTGAAGACAATGCGTTCATGCCTCTGAGCTACAAATATGAACGCGGCGGCCTGGGCAAAGGCAAGTCAGTCGAGCAAGACTTTGACTGGTCAGCCAAGCAGGTCATTGGCGATGATCGTGGAACCGCTGTGCGCATCCCGTTGAACCGTGGCTTGCTGGACAAATCAACTTATCAAATGGTTTTGCAACACGACGTGGCTGCTGGCAAGAAAAGCATGAGCTACCAAGTGGTCGATGGCGATGAAATCGAAACCTATGATTTCCGTGTGCTCGGTGAAGAAGCCGTGGCCACCAAGGTCGGTAAGATAGACGCGATCAAGGTGGAGCGGGTCCGCGACCCAACTCAAAGCAAACGCAAAACCACCCTGTGGTTCGCTAAAGACTGGGACTATTTGCTAGTAGCTCTCAACCAGATCGAGAAAGATGGCAAGGAATACCAGATCATGCTCGAAGAAGGCACCGTGGCCGGCAAAGCCGTGAAAGGTAACTAA
- the purN gene encoding phosphoribosylglycinamide formyltransferase yields the protein MSTPCNVVVLLSGSGSNLQALIDSIDSTSSARICAVISNRVDAYGLERAKAAGIATTALDHRQYESRESFDAALIEAIDAHAPHLVVLAGFMRILSADFVRHYSGRLLNIHPSLLPKYKGLHTHQRALDAKDTEHGCSVHFVTEELDGGPLVVQAAVPVNAGDSAVSLAERVHQLEHQIYPLAVHWFADQRLHLSSQGVMLDGKPLASTGYIFRT from the coding sequence ATGTCGACGCCTTGCAACGTAGTTGTGTTGCTCTCAGGTTCTGGGAGCAACTTGCAAGCCCTGATCGACAGTATCGACTCAACTAGCTCAGCCCGTATCTGCGCAGTGATTTCAAATCGCGTAGATGCTTACGGACTTGAGCGCGCCAAAGCCGCTGGAATCGCGACAACCGCACTGGATCATCGCCAGTACGAGAGTCGCGAGTCGTTTGATGCGGCGTTGATTGAAGCGATTGATGCCCACGCACCGCACCTGGTGGTACTGGCGGGCTTTATGCGCATCCTCAGCGCCGACTTCGTGCGGCATTACTCAGGACGACTGTTGAATATTCACCCCTCGTTGCTGCCAAAATACAAAGGCCTACACACCCATCAACGGGCGCTGGACGCTAAAGACACGGAGCACGGCTGTAGCGTGCACTTCGTGACAGAGGAACTCGATGGCGGACCATTGGTCGTACAAGCAGCAGTGCCAGTAAATGCAGGCGACTCAGCTGTGAGCCTCGCCGAGCGAGTTCATCAGCTGGAACACCAGATCTACCCGCTAGCTGTACACTGGTTTGCCGATCAACGCTTGCACCTTAGCTCGCAAGGCGTGATGCTTGATGGTAAGCCACTCGCGAGTACTGGCTATATTTTCCGGACCTAG
- the purM gene encoding phosphoribosylformylglycinamidine cyclo-ligase yields MSKQPSISYKDAGVDIDAGEALVERIKGVAKRTARPEVMGGLGGFGALCEIPAGYKQPVLVSGTDGVGTKLRLALNLNKHDSIGQDLVAMCVNDLIVCGAEPLFFLDYYATGKLNVDVATQVVTGIGAGCELAGCSLVGGETAEMPGMYEGEDYDLAGFCVGVVEKAEIIDGSKVCAGDALIALPSSGPHSNGYSLIRKIIEVSGADIENIQLDGKQLTDLLMAPTRIYVKPLLKLIKDTGAVKAMAHITGGGLLDNIPRVLPKGAQAIVDVASWKRPAVFDWLQAQGNVEENEMHRVLNCGVGMVICVAQDDVEATLNNLTASGEQPWVIGQIADAAENADPVVLNNLKSH; encoded by the coding sequence ATGAGCAAGCAACCCTCCATCAGCTACAAGGACGCAGGTGTAGACATCGACGCAGGCGAAGCCCTGGTTGAACGCATCAAAGGTGTCGCCAAGCGCACCGCTCGTCCGGAAGTCATGGGTGGCTTGGGCGGCTTTGGCGCTCTTTGCGAGATTCCTGCTGGCTACAAACAGCCTGTATTGGTTTCGGGCACCGATGGCGTCGGCACCAAATTGCGCTTGGCATTGAACCTCAATAAGCACGACAGCATTGGCCAAGACCTGGTCGCCATGTGCGTTAACGACTTGATTGTTTGCGGTGCCGAACCGCTGTTCTTCCTCGACTACTACGCCACCGGCAAACTCAACGTCGATGTCGCCACTCAAGTGGTCACCGGCATTGGCGCAGGCTGTGAATTGGCGGGCTGCTCGCTGGTTGGCGGTGAAACCGCTGAAATGCCGGGCATGTATGAAGGCGAAGACTACGACCTGGCAGGCTTCTGCGTGGGTGTGGTCGAGAAAGCTGAAATCATCGACGGCAGCAAAGTCTGCGCCGGTGATGCGTTGATCGCCCTACCATCTTCTGGCCCACACTCGAACGGCTACTCACTGATCCGCAAGATCATCGAAGTGTCTGGCGCCGACATCGAAAACATCCAGCTCGATGGCAAGCAGTTGACCGACCTGCTGATGGCTCCGACACGCATCTACGTTAAGCCGTTGCTCAAGCTGATCAAAGATACCGGCGCAGTTAAAGCCATGGCGCACATCACCGGCGGTGGTCTGCTCGACAACATTCCCCGGGTTCTGCCAAAAGGCGCCCAAGCTATCGTTGATGTTGCCAGCTGGAAACGCCCAGCCGTTTTCGATTGGCTGCAAGCCCAGGGCAACGTCGAAGAAAACGAAATGCACCGGGTACTCAACTGCGGTGTTGGCATGGTTATCTGTGTTGCACAGGATGACGTTGAAGCAACCCTGAACAACCTGACGGCTTCGGGCGAGCAGCCTTGGGTAATCGGTCAAATTGCAGATGCTGCAGAAAACGCCGACCCAGTGGTTCTCAACAATTTGAAAAGCCACTAA